A single region of the Nicotiana sylvestris chromosome 6, ASM39365v2, whole genome shotgun sequence genome encodes:
- the LOC138870204 gene encoding secreted RxLR effector protein 161-like, which yields MESIPYSSIVGSLMYAQTCTRPDISFAVGMLGRYQSNPGIDHWKAAKKVLRYLKGTKDYMLMYRRSKHLEVVGYSDSDFAGCIDTRKSTFGYLFQLAEGAISWKSAKQSVIATSTMEAEFVACFEATIHALWLRNFISGLGVVDTITKPLKIYCDNSATVFFSKNDKYSKGAKHMELKYFTVKEEVQKQRVSLEHIRTDLMIADPLTKDLQPKIFKEHVHRMGLGCTYD from the coding sequence ATGGAATCAATTCCTTACTCTTCAATTGTTGGTAGTCTGATGTATGCTCAGACTTGCACAAGACCGGATATTAGTTTTGCGGTCGGAATGCTAGGAAGATATCAGAGTAACCCAGGAATTGATCATTGGAAAGCTGCAAAGAAAGTTTTGAGGTACCTGAAAGGAACGAAGGATTACATGCTCATGTATAGGAGATCCAAGCATTTGGAAGTTGTTGGATATTCAGATTCAGATTTCGCTGGATGTATTGACACTAGAAAATCCACGTTTGGTTATTTGTTCCAATTAGCTGAAGGAGCAATTTCGTGGAAGAGTGCCAAACAGTCTGTTATTGCTACATCCACGATGGAAGCAGAATTTGTGGCATGTTTTGAAGCCACAATTCATGCATTATGGTTGCGAAACTTTATTTCAGGACTTGGGGTTGTCGACACCATTACCAAGCCGCTGAAAATTTACTGTGATAATTCTGCAACAGTATTCTTCTCCAAGAACGATAAGTACTCCAAAGGTGCCAAACATATGGAATTGAAGTACTTTACCGTCAAGGAAGAAGTTCAGAAACAAAGAGTGTCACTTGAGCATATTAGAACTGATCTCATGATTGCAGATCCGTTAACGAAAGATTTACAGCCAAAGATATTTAAAGAACATGTACATAGAATGGGTCTTGGCTGTACTTATGATTGA